In the genome of Fulvivirga maritima, one region contains:
- a CDS encoding glycoside hydrolase family 43 protein encodes MRLNQLIKPAFSLIITLMAGVTAIAQNASLSEVWVADQGDGTYKNPILYADYSDPDICKVGDDFYMTASSFNAVPGLPILHSKDLVNWELIGYGLDRQPPFDHFSTPQHGNGVWAPSIRHHNSEFYIYYGDPDYGIYMVKTKDPSGSWEAPVLVQEGKGLIDPCPLWDDDGKAYLVHAYAGSRAGIKSVLVVNKMSPDGTKLLDDGTLIFDGHEKHPTIEGPKFYKRNGYYYIFAPAGGVPTGWQMVLRSKNVYGPYEDKIVMDQGSTEINGPHQGGWVELASGESWFVHFQDREAYGRIVHLQPMKWQKNDWPVIGVDKDDDGKGEPVITHKKPDVGKSYAKQTPPDTDEFNDNELGLQWQWHANPKATWAFNNPSQGYLRLYTDQLPEEANSLWGSPNLLLQKFPAREFMATTKLTFFPNQDLQNERTGLIVMGEDYAHINLVSKADGVYIQVATARDVRHGNKEQTQEVAKLKGNEVYFRVEVSKGAKCKFSYSENGKKFKEVGEEFTAVPGRWIGAKVGIFAIRNEKINDSGYANYDWFRVKPLK; translated from the coding sequence ATGCGTTTAAATCAATTAATCAAACCTGCTTTCTCTCTTATCATCACCTTAATGGCTGGTGTTACTGCTATAGCTCAAAATGCTTCTTTATCAGAAGTATGGGTAGCAGATCAGGGAGACGGCACTTATAAAAACCCTATCCTTTATGCAGATTACTCAGATCCTGATATCTGCAAAGTGGGAGATGACTTTTACATGACGGCATCTAGCTTTAATGCGGTGCCAGGCCTACCTATTTTACATTCTAAAGATCTGGTTAACTGGGAGCTGATAGGCTACGGCTTAGACAGGCAGCCACCATTTGATCATTTTTCGACACCGCAGCATGGGAATGGTGTTTGGGCGCCATCTATCAGGCATCATAATAGTGAGTTTTACATTTACTATGGAGATCCTGATTACGGTATTTATATGGTTAAAACCAAAGACCCGTCAGGCTCTTGGGAGGCTCCCGTGCTCGTTCAAGAAGGCAAAGGCCTGATAGACCCTTGTCCGCTGTGGGATGATGATGGCAAAGCCTACTTGGTACATGCTTATGCAGGAAGCAGAGCCGGTATTAAGAGTGTGCTGGTAGTTAATAAAATGAGTCCTGACGGCACTAAGCTACTAGATGATGGCACTCTGATTTTTGATGGACATGAAAAACATCCTACCATAGAAGGTCCCAAGTTTTATAAGCGAAATGGCTATTACTACATCTTTGCTCCGGCGGGTGGTGTGCCTACAGGCTGGCAAATGGTGCTGAGATCAAAAAATGTTTATGGTCCTTATGAAGATAAGATAGTAATGGATCAGGGCAGTACAGAGATCAATGGCCCGCATCAGGGCGGCTGGGTAGAGCTGGCCTCTGGCGAAAGCTGGTTCGTTCACTTTCAGGATAGAGAAGCCTATGGCAGAATAGTGCACCTGCAGCCTATGAAATGGCAAAAAAATGACTGGCCTGTAATCGGTGTTGATAAAGATGATGATGGTAAAGGAGAACCCGTTATCACTCATAAAAAGCCTGATGTAGGTAAATCGTATGCAAAGCAAACCCCACCAGATACTGATGAGTTTAATGACAATGAACTGGGGTTGCAGTGGCAGTGGCATGCCAATCCTAAAGCTACCTGGGCTTTTAATAATCCATCACAAGGCTATCTGAGGTTATATACTGATCAGTTGCCTGAAGAGGCTAACAGCCTTTGGGGTTCACCTAACCTGCTTTTGCAGAAGTTTCCGGCCAGAGAGTTTATGGCCACCACTAAACTTACTTTTTTCCCTAACCAAGATTTGCAGAACGAACGCACAGGTCTTATTGTAATGGGAGAAGATTATGCGCATATAAATTTAGTAAGTAAGGCAGATGGTGTTTATATTCAAGTCGCCACTGCGAGAGATGTAAGGCATGGAAATAAAGAGCAGACGCAGGAGGTAGCCAAATTAAAAGGTAATGAGGTCTATTTCAGGGTAGAAGTAAGTAAAGGAGCTAAATGTAAGTTTAGTTACAGTGAAAATGGTAAGAAGTTTAAGGAAGTTGGTGAAGAGTTTACTGCTGTGCCCGGCCGCTGGATTGGCGCTAAAGTAGGCATTTTTGCCATCAGAAATGAAAAAATCAACGATTCAGGATATGCCAATTATGATTGGTTCCGAGTTAAACCCTTAAAATAA
- a CDS encoding oxidoreductase — MKTLKAGLIGFGLGGRVFHAPVLDFLEGFELVKIRETKEDKIKVIEERYPEVDIVSDSDAIINDPEIDLVAVIIPNKAHYSVGKAVLEAEKHLVIDKPFTVTTEEADELIALAKEKNKKIFVFQNRRWDSDFLTVKKLISEGKLGRIVELENHFDRFRNTLKENSWKEEGDLGTGLVYDLGSHLIDQAQVLFGLPNAVTAFMAKQRTNSNITDNFELLLHYDDVKVTIKCGMLVKEPLPKYILLGEQGSFVKYGLDIQEATLDKAEKPLSDADWGEEPEEQWGVIHYEENGESIRKKVKSEAGNYPAFYENVYQVITEGAEQKVKPEEARNTIRIIELAIQSDEEKRTIPFS; from the coding sequence ATGAAAACATTAAAAGCAGGCTTAATAGGATTTGGATTAGGAGGAAGAGTGTTTCATGCTCCTGTGTTAGATTTTTTGGAGGGATTTGAGCTGGTTAAAATCAGAGAGACCAAAGAGGATAAAATAAAGGTTATAGAAGAGAGGTATCCTGAAGTGGATATTGTGTCTGATTCGGATGCCATTATTAATGATCCTGAAATAGATTTAGTGGCTGTAATTATTCCTAACAAGGCACATTACAGTGTTGGGAAGGCCGTATTAGAAGCCGAAAAGCACCTGGTGATAGATAAACCTTTTACCGTAACTACAGAAGAGGCTGATGAGCTCATAGCCTTAGCTAAAGAAAAGAATAAGAAAATATTTGTATTCCAAAACAGAAGATGGGACAGTGATTTTCTCACTGTTAAAAAGCTGATTTCTGAAGGTAAGTTGGGAAGAATTGTAGAGTTAGAAAATCATTTTGACAGGTTTAGAAATACGCTAAAAGAAAACAGCTGGAAGGAAGAGGGAGATCTGGGTACGGGCTTAGTCTATGACCTGGGATCACACCTGATAGATCAGGCGCAAGTGCTTTTTGGATTGCCAAATGCCGTAACTGCATTTATGGCTAAGCAGCGAACTAACAGTAACATCACCGATAATTTTGAACTTCTGCTTCATTATGACGATGTGAAAGTAACTATCAAATGTGGCATGTTAGTGAAGGAACCGTTGCCTAAATATATACTGCTGGGTGAGCAAGGATCTTTTGTTAAATATGGATTGGATATACAGGAAGCCACATTAGATAAAGCCGAAAAGCCATTGTCAGATGCTGATTGGGGTGAAGAGCCAGAAGAACAGTGGGGAGTAATTCACTATGAAGAAAATGGAGAAAGCATAAGAAAGAAGGTGAAAAGTGAGGCGGGCAATTATCCGGCCTTTTATGAGAATGTCTATCAGGTAATAACAGAGGGAGCAGAGCAGAAGGTAAAACCTGAGGAGGCGAGAAATACCATTAGAATAATAGAGTTAGCCATACAAAGTGATGAAGAAAAACGTACCATACCGTTTTCATAA
- a CDS encoding DUF4861 domain-containing protein produces MKKNLILASFIVLFGCNNASKQESQETTEEEKKELSFTVNVTNPTAAARTGVLVMVKENELPSDFNHAAFTVMDGETEIPSQYNEKGAKGLAFVIDDLAASAQKKYTVEYDKEGTRSHDYTKRTQAELSIKEGGEWQGKEYVGGTFKNVDSLRKPDQHTDHAWYIRYEGPGWESDLVGYRFYLDWRNATDVFGKTGRGMELQHVGQEGFDSYHNFNDWGMDVLKVGESLGVGSIATFQDGKAMRVAETDSIISKIAENGAVYSEIQTDYYGWKIADKDLDLKSVISIHAGTRLSKEHLELEKELDNIATGLHKDKGTKLFSSEGDANSWGYLATYGAQSLNQDNLGIAVLFSNSDFMSFEEDEFSHIVTLKPTGKKVDYYFLAAWEKESGGITTEEEFLQYLKDTAAELAKPVQVSITQ; encoded by the coding sequence ATGAAAAAGAACTTGATATTAGCATCGTTTATAGTGCTTTTTGGCTGTAATAACGCATCAAAACAAGAGAGCCAGGAGACCACTGAAGAGGAGAAAAAGGAGCTTTCATTTACCGTGAATGTTACTAACCCTACTGCAGCTGCCAGAACAGGTGTGCTGGTAATGGTAAAAGAGAATGAACTACCATCAGATTTTAACCATGCAGCCTTCACGGTTATGGATGGTGAAACAGAAATACCCTCTCAATATAATGAAAAGGGAGCTAAAGGCTTAGCCTTTGTTATTGATGATCTGGCAGCAAGCGCACAGAAAAAATATACTGTAGAGTATGATAAAGAAGGCACCCGATCTCATGATTATACCAAGAGAACACAAGCTGAGCTCTCTATTAAAGAAGGCGGAGAATGGCAAGGTAAGGAGTATGTAGGTGGAACTTTCAAAAATGTAGATTCCCTGAGAAAACCAGATCAGCATACCGATCATGCTTGGTATATCCGCTACGAAGGTCCGGGTTGGGAGTCTGATCTTGTCGGGTATAGGTTCTACCTGGATTGGAGAAATGCTACTGACGTTTTTGGTAAAACAGGAAGAGGTATGGAGCTGCAGCATGTAGGGCAGGAAGGGTTTGATTCTTACCATAATTTTAATGACTGGGGCATGGATGTGCTTAAAGTGGGAGAATCACTGGGAGTGGGTTCTATTGCTACTTTCCAAGACGGCAAAGCCATGCGCGTAGCTGAAACAGATAGCATCATTAGCAAAATAGCCGAAAATGGCGCTGTGTATTCTGAAATTCAAACCGATTATTATGGCTGGAAAATAGCAGATAAAGACCTTGATCTGAAATCTGTAATTAGTATACATGCGGGTACGCGCCTTTCAAAAGAGCATCTGGAGTTAGAAAAGGAACTCGATAACATAGCTACAGGTCTGCATAAAGATAAGGGCACTAAACTGTTTTCTTCAGAAGGAGATGCCAATAGCTGGGGATACCTGGCCACGTATGGCGCTCAAAGCTTAAATCAGGATAACCTGGGTATAGCAGTGCTATTCTCTAATAGTGATTTTATGAGTTTTGAAGAAGATGAGTTCAGTCATATAGTTACGCTAAAGCCTACAGGCAAAAAGGTTGATTATTACTTTTTAGCAGCCTGGGAAAAAGAGAGCGGAGGCATTACCACAGAAGAAGAATTTCTTCAATATCTGAAAGATACCGCTGCTGAGCTGGCTAAGCCGGTGCAGGTGTCTATTACACAATAA
- a CDS encoding pectinesterase family protein: MFGDGFMARNITFENSSGPVGQAVAVRVDGDKVIFDNCRFLGFQDTLYPHGENSRQYYKNCYIEGTTDFIFGWSTVVFEGCEIFTKEGGSYITAASTLEDSEYGFVFIDCKLTGSAPDQSIYLGRPWRPFAQTVFINCDMGKHIKPEGWHNWNKPDAEQTTFYAEYQSKGPGAEGTRVSWSHQLSEDQVEKYTLEKIFKDWDPNEKLNNEMN; encoded by the coding sequence GTGTTTGGAGATGGCTTTATGGCCAGAAACATCACTTTCGAAAATTCATCCGGTCCGGTAGGGCAGGCAGTAGCCGTTCGGGTAGATGGTGATAAGGTGATCTTTGATAATTGTCGTTTTCTTGGCTTTCAAGACACTTTATACCCTCATGGAGAAAATAGCAGACAGTATTATAAAAATTGCTACATAGAAGGCACCACTGATTTTATTTTTGGCTGGTCTACCGTGGTATTTGAAGGCTGTGAAATTTTCACCAAAGAAGGCGGAAGCTATATTACCGCAGCTTCTACGCTCGAAGATTCAGAATATGGCTTTGTTTTTATCGACTGTAAGCTTACAGGCAGTGCTCCTGATCAATCTATTTACCTGGGCAGGCCTTGGCGTCCTTTTGCGCAGACAGTATTTATTAACTGCGATATGGGCAAGCATATTAAGCCTGAAGGCTGGCATAACTGGAATAAACCAGATGCAGAGCAAACTACCTTTTATGCAGAATATCAATCAAAAGGCCCGGGTGCTGAAGGTACAAGGGTTTCATGGTCTCACCAGCTTTCTGAAGATCAGGTGGAAAAGTACACCCTGGAAAAAATATTTAAGGATTGGGATCCTAATGAAAAACTGAATAATGAAATGAACTAA
- a CDS encoding alpha/beta hydrolase, which produces MKKNVPYRFHKQILITTILLLSICTARAQQYPRDTSYSIHSAYLKLKKYYSDITPIAPQKLKTIKEKRDVTYAQVGRDLTLDVFYPKKKKKGGYPGVILIFGGGWSSGSKANQVPMAQKLADAGYVAIVPEYRLSPEISYPAAVHDLKAAIRYMRAHADKYNLDTTQIASLGCSAGAQLATLLGVTGDLPKLEGDEGNNDHYSDIQAIVNIDGIVSFIHPEAEEGKYAAKFLGGYKAEVPEIWKEASPLEYVGPSTPPTLFINSSQPRFHAGRDDMIKILNDNNIFNQTYTLDDSPHSFWLVHPWFEPTFKYTVEFLNNVFH; this is translated from the coding sequence ATGAAGAAAAACGTACCATACCGTTTTCATAAACAAATATTAATAACCACTATTTTATTGCTGAGCATATGTACTGCACGTGCTCAGCAATACCCACGTGATACTTCTTATTCTATCCACAGTGCCTACCTGAAACTGAAGAAGTACTATTCAGACATTACTCCCATTGCTCCTCAAAAATTAAAAACAATAAAAGAAAAAAGAGATGTTACCTATGCTCAGGTAGGTAGAGATTTAACGCTTGATGTTTTCTATCCTAAAAAGAAAAAGAAAGGCGGTTATCCTGGTGTAATCCTCATTTTTGGTGGCGGATGGAGCTCAGGATCAAAAGCGAATCAAGTACCTATGGCGCAAAAACTGGCTGATGCCGGGTATGTAGCCATAGTGCCCGAATACAGGCTCAGTCCAGAAATTTCATATCCGGCAGCTGTGCATGATTTGAAGGCCGCCATCCGTTATATGCGGGCTCATGCTGATAAGTATAATTTGGATACCACTCAAATAGCCTCGCTGGGCTGTTCGGCAGGAGCTCAATTAGCCACTTTGCTGGGCGTAACCGGTGATTTGCCTAAGCTGGAAGGAGATGAAGGTAATAATGATCATTATTCTGATATTCAGGCTATTGTAAATATAGATGGCATTGTTTCATTTATACATCCTGAAGCAGAAGAAGGTAAATATGCCGCTAAATTTTTAGGTGGATATAAAGCCGAAGTTCCGGAAATATGGAAGGAGGCTTCTCCTTTGGAATATGTAGGTCCAAGCACACCGCCCACCTTATTTATCAACAGCTCACAACCTCGCTTTCATGCTGGTAGAGATGATATGATTAAGATTCTAAACGATAACAATATTTTCAACCAAACCTATACATTAGACGATTCTCCGCATTCATTTTGGCTGGTTCACCCCTGGTTTGAACCTACCTTTAAATACACAGTGGAGTTTTTGAATAATGTTTTTCACTAA
- a CDS encoding rhamnogalacturonan acetylesterase, producing MKSFVLLIFLMPLSILWQGNDITIFLVADSTVADKPYKDGNPEKGWGQVFPLYFKEGIQVDNHAVNGRSTKSFMDEGRWDKVLSLIEPGDYVIIEFGHNDEKEHDPTRYADPDNAYRANLKKYIADARAKGAKPILATPIVRRKFNEQGEFVESHGKYPQVVREVAKSEKVPLLDMQRETKALLMAYGEEGSEKLFLHIKPGEYPSLPEGRDDDTHLSPYGAFRVADLVASEIKKNVPELASYLKE from the coding sequence ATGAAAAGCTTTGTACTGTTAATATTTTTAATGCCTTTGAGTATCCTTTGGCAAGGAAATGATATTACCATTTTTCTGGTAGCAGACTCCACGGTGGCCGATAAACCTTATAAAGATGGTAATCCTGAAAAAGGATGGGGACAGGTTTTTCCGCTCTATTTTAAGGAAGGAATACAGGTTGATAATCATGCGGTTAACGGCAGAAGCACTAAAAGCTTTATGGATGAAGGCCGTTGGGATAAGGTTTTGTCATTAATAGAACCGGGAGACTACGTAATTATAGAGTTTGGGCATAATGATGAGAAAGAGCATGATCCTACTCGATATGCAGATCCTGATAATGCTTACCGCGCTAACCTGAAAAAATACATAGCTGATGCCAGAGCCAAGGGAGCCAAGCCCATTTTAGCCACCCCAATAGTGAGAAGGAAATTCAATGAGCAAGGAGAGTTTGTGGAGTCTCATGGTAAGTATCCTCAGGTGGTGAGGGAAGTGGCTAAGAGTGAGAAAGTGCCGTTGCTAGATATGCAGCGAGAAACCAAAGCATTGCTGATGGCTTATGGAGAAGAAGGCTCTGAAAAGCTTTTCTTACATATAAAACCGGGAGAATACCCGTCATTGCCAGAAGGCAGAGATGATGACACTCACTTGTCTCCCTATGGAGCCTTTAGAGTGGCCGATCTGGTGGCTTCTGAGATTAAAAAGAATGTGCCTGAATTGGCCTCGTATTTAAAAGAATAG
- a CDS encoding rhamnogalacturonan acetylesterase, which translates to MKFCIAFILMLVPQWLFVKDEVVHIYLIGDSTVANYADNYDPGKDYMKTRYPVTGWGQVFQPYVTADSLSSISIIKADSAVVDDRARGGRSTRTFFQEGRWRSIYKQLKKNDVVIMQFGHNDAAENKPERYVDIEGYKEFLRLYIEQALQKEAIPIVLTPVCRNYPWENGHLENVHGEYPDAAKEVANEYDVPLIDLNQLSMDAFSKKGQEYVSEHYFMNLPAGKYEAYPEGQNDNTHFQPEGAKAVAQLVLDGLRKIHWENKSF; encoded by the coding sequence ATGAAGTTTTGTATAGCATTCATTTTAATGTTAGTGCCTCAGTGGCTTTTTGTTAAGGATGAGGTAGTGCATATATATCTTATTGGAGATTCTACAGTGGCTAATTACGCTGATAACTATGATCCAGGGAAAGATTATATGAAAACCAGATATCCGGTTACGGGCTGGGGGCAAGTTTTTCAGCCTTATGTTACTGCTGATAGCTTAAGCAGCATTTCCATTATAAAGGCCGATAGTGCTGTGGTAGATGACAGAGCCAGAGGAGGCAGAAGCACAAGAACCTTTTTTCAGGAAGGTAGGTGGAGGAGTATCTACAAGCAGTTAAAGAAAAATGATGTAGTCATTATGCAGTTTGGTCATAATGATGCTGCGGAAAACAAGCCGGAGAGGTATGTAGATATCGAGGGCTATAAGGAGTTTTTGCGCCTTTACATAGAGCAGGCTTTACAGAAAGAGGCCATTCCGATAGTGTTGACTCCCGTTTGTCGTAACTATCCTTGGGAGAATGGGCACCTGGAAAATGTACATGGAGAATACCCTGATGCTGCTAAAGAAGTGGCTAATGAATATGATGTTCCGCTTATAGATCTTAATCAGCTCTCTATGGATGCTTTTAGCAAAAAGGGTCAGGAATATGTTTCTGAGCATTATTTTATGAATTTACCAGCAGGAAAATATGAAGCTTACCCTGAAGGGCAAAACGATAATACTCATTTTCAGCCAGAAGGAGCTAAGGCGGTAGCTCAGTTGGTGCTTGATGGTTTGCGAAAAATACATTGGGAGAATAAATCATTTTAA
- a CDS encoding glycoside hydrolase family 28 protein translates to MIRLLSIHTSYTPLIIRCLGRRMINLLLVGVICITNNTLVQAQTEEDLYDHVEFDMPKVNEPTFPDNQVSITDYGAMGNGLFDNTEAFAKAIAAVAKQGGGKVIVPRGVWITGPIEFKSNINLHTEQGALIVFSEDKSKYPVIGTSFEGLETYRCQSPISGRDLENIAITGKGVIDGSGGSWRPVKKDKMSPSQWKALVKSGGVLSDNEKVWYPSKAYERANQLTKNFNVPPFETRAEFEEIKDFLRPVMVSFINCKKVLLDGPTFQNSPAWNLHPLMCEDVIIRNLNVRNPWYSQNGDGLDLESCKNALIYNNTFDVGDDAICIKSGKNEDGRKRGVPTENVIIKYNTVYHGHGGFVVGSEMSGGVKNLKVSHCTFIGTDVGLRFKSTRGRGGVVENIYISDIDMIDIPTEAIRFNMFYGGESPIPEEGQDAMTVEEVPAVAVTEETPSFKNIYMKNITATGSGTAALFQGLPEMKLMNVKLENALLEAESGITMIDADQLELKNVKVINKKGKTLTIYNSSNVAVDKFSFESESNEAIRVIGSSSDKISFTNSEVKEESVVKGKEVKKKAVKLK, encoded by the coding sequence ATGATTAGACTACTTTCAATACATACTTCATACACTCCTTTAATCATCCGTTGCCTGGGGCGGCGGATGATTAATCTACTGTTAGTGGGGGTGATATGCATTACCAATAATACCTTGGTTCAGGCTCAAACAGAAGAAGATCTCTATGATCATGTAGAGTTTGATATGCCTAAGGTCAATGAACCCACTTTTCCTGATAACCAAGTATCCATTACTGATTATGGAGCTATGGGTAATGGCCTGTTTGATAATACTGAAGCTTTTGCTAAAGCTATTGCAGCAGTAGCCAAGCAGGGAGGAGGCAAGGTAATAGTGCCCAGAGGGGTTTGGATTACGGGGCCTATCGAGTTTAAAAGCAATATAAATCTACATACAGAGCAGGGCGCACTCATAGTTTTTAGTGAAGATAAAAGTAAGTATCCGGTAATAGGCACCAGCTTTGAAGGACTAGAAACTTATCGTTGCCAATCTCCTATTTCAGGCCGAGATCTTGAAAATATTGCCATCACAGGTAAAGGCGTTATTGATGGTTCTGGAGGATCATGGAGACCGGTAAAGAAAGATAAAATGTCACCTTCTCAATGGAAGGCCTTAGTGAAATCCGGAGGGGTTCTTAGTGATAATGAAAAGGTATGGTATCCATCAAAAGCCTATGAAAGGGCTAATCAGCTTACTAAAAATTTCAATGTGCCTCCCTTTGAAACAAGAGCAGAGTTTGAAGAAATAAAGGACTTTTTAAGACCAGTTATGGTCAGCTTTATCAATTGTAAAAAAGTGCTTTTAGATGGTCCTACTTTCCAGAACTCACCCGCCTGGAACCTGCACCCGCTTATGTGCGAAGACGTCATTATAAGAAACCTCAATGTGCGTAACCCGTGGTACTCTCAAAATGGTGATGGATTAGATTTGGAATCATGTAAAAACGCACTGATTTATAATAATACTTTCGACGTAGGGGATGATGCTATCTGTATTAAATCAGGTAAAAATGAAGACGGTCGTAAGCGAGGTGTACCTACAGAAAATGTAATCATTAAATACAATACGGTTTACCATGGTCATGGTGGTTTTGTAGTGGGTAGTGAAATGTCTGGCGGAGTCAAAAATCTTAAAGTTTCTCACTGCACTTTTATAGGAACAGATGTTGGCCTAAGGTTCAAAAGCACCAGAGGTAGAGGCGGAGTGGTAGAAAACATTTACATCTCTGATATTGATATGATCGATATTCCTACAGAGGCTATTCGTTTCAATATGTTTTATGGCGGAGAATCTCCAATACCTGAAGAAGGACAAGATGCTATGACGGTGGAAGAAGTGCCAGCTGTGGCAGTGACAGAAGAAACGCCTTCATTCAAAAATATTTACATGAAAAACATAACGGCCACTGGTTCTGGTACCGCCGCTCTGTTTCAGGGCTTGCCAGAAATGAAACTCATGAATGTGAAGTTAGAAAATGCCCTTTTAGAAGCTGAAAGCGGCATTACCATGATAGATGCAGATCAGCTGGAGCTTAAAAATGTTAAAGTAATCAATAAAAAAGGGAAGACCCTTACCATATACAATAGCTCTAATGTGGCGGTAGATAAGTTCTCTTTTGAAAGTGAATCTAATGAAGCCATCCGCGTTATAGGTAGTAGCTCTGATAAAATAAGCTTTACTAATAGTGAGGTGAAAGAAGAGTCAGTAGTTAAAGGTAAAGAGGTGAAGAAAAAGGCAGTGAAGCTAAAATAG
- a CDS encoding pectinesterase family protein, translating to MKADKAQIDYYITVAKDDSGDYNTIQEAINSAKAFPDKRITIFVKNGTYHEKVKVHSWNNLLTIEGQHRDSTIITFDDYFDKIDKGRNSTFMTPTVLVQGRDCVLKNLTIENTAGPVGQAVALAIEADRCVVKHCNLMGNQDTFYAAGEGNRQYLTDCYIEGTTDFIFGEATVVFEKCNIHAKSNSYITAASTPKDVTYGLVFIDCSLTADQEINRVYLGRPWRQYAKTVFIYCKLGEFILPEGWHNWSNPAAERTAFYAEYQNSGNGDHPKQRVTWSHQLKKSEAEKYTVEQILNHSEAKNEAGWYLK from the coding sequence TTGAAAGCTGACAAAGCTCAAATTGACTACTACATCACCGTGGCTAAAGATGACTCTGGCGACTATAATACCATTCAAGAAGCTATTAATAGTGCCAAGGCTTTTCCTGACAAGCGCATTACCATATTTGTGAAGAATGGTACATATCATGAAAAGGTAAAAGTACATTCATGGAATAATCTGCTCACAATAGAAGGTCAGCATAGGGATAGCACCATTATTACTTTTGATGACTATTTTGACAAAATTGATAAAGGTAGAAACAGTACCTTCATGACTCCCACCGTGTTGGTACAAGGTCGGGACTGTGTTCTGAAAAATCTGACCATAGAAAACACTGCGGGGCCGGTTGGTCAGGCAGTAGCATTAGCTATAGAAGCTGATCGCTGCGTGGTAAAGCATTGTAATTTGATGGGTAATCAGGATACTTTTTATGCTGCTGGCGAGGGAAATCGTCAGTATTTAACTGACTGCTACATAGAGGGTACCACTGATTTTATATTTGGAGAAGCCACAGTGGTTTTTGAGAAATGTAATATTCATGCTAAATCTAATTCATACATCACAGCAGCTTCTACGCCTAAAGATGTGACTTATGGTTTGGTGTTCATAGATTGTAGCCTTACTGCTGATCAGGAGATAAACCGTGTGTATTTAGGCCGACCCTGGCGTCAGTATGCGAAAACGGTATTTATTTACTGTAAGCTGGGTGAATTTATATTACCTGAAGGGTGGCATAACTGGTCTAACCCGGCAGCAGAGCGCACCGCTTTTTATGCCGAATATCAGAACAGTGGTAATGGTGATCATCCTAAACAAAGAGTGACCTGGTCCCATCAGTTAAAAAAATCAGAGGCAGAAAAATATACTGTAGAGCAGATTTTAAACCATAGCGAAGCCAAAAATGAAGCAGGATGGTATCTGAAGTAA